The Corynebacterium pseudopelargi genome contains a region encoding:
- the pth gene encoding aminoacyl-tRNA hydrolase has product MHLVIGLGNPGPKYEGTRHNIGAAALGELAQRYGLSWSTHKRSNCAMAQGRIGNQPTILARPRSMMNLSGQPVKTLLQFYKLDYSQLIVLFDDIELGFGEIAARSGGGDHGHKGLRSISQQLGTKEYHKVGIGIGRPPGRMEVSSFVLKPFSKAEQASVPIVLADAADAVESLLSS; this is encoded by the coding sequence ATGCATTTGGTGATCGGCCTTGGTAATCCTGGCCCGAAGTATGAAGGAACCCGCCACAATATTGGGGCGGCGGCACTTGGAGAACTCGCCCAACGCTACGGCTTGAGCTGGAGCACGCACAAGCGCAGCAATTGCGCTATGGCTCAGGGGCGCATTGGCAATCAGCCGACCATATTGGCCCGCCCGCGCAGCATGATGAATCTTTCTGGCCAGCCCGTAAAGACCCTGCTGCAGTTTTATAAGCTCGATTACAGCCAGCTCATCGTGTTATTTGATGATATTGAGCTCGGCTTCGGCGAAATTGCTGCCCGTAGCGGCGGTGGGGATCATGGCCATAAGGGCTTGCGTTCCATTTCGCAGCAGCTTGGCACCAAGGAATACCACAAGGTGGGCATCGGTATTGGTAGGCCTCCGGGGCGAATGGAGGTGTCCAGTTTTGTGCTGAAGCCTTTTTCTAAGGCAGAGCAAGCAAGTGTGCCGATTGTGCTTGCCGACGCCGCCGATGCCGTCGAATCCCTGCTATCTTCCTAG
- the pth gene encoding aminoacyl-tRNA hydrolase, translating to MGIISKIRELFGASHSKTAQLEADWLIVGLGNPGAKYANTRHNIGALALEQLLDGETLRSYPGGAPADFAIVEIAGQKVALVRSTTYMNVSGEAVSPLVQHLHVPLDHVIALHDELDLPRGTVRIKQGGNENGHKGLLSISQHLGTREYIRVRIGIGRPEEGTTVSDYVLGALPSDDTTHTSIERAAQAARAVVADGLAQAQQTFHGK from the coding sequence ATGGGCATTATTTCTAAGATTCGTGAACTCTTCGGTGCTTCTCATAGCAAAACAGCACAGCTCGAGGCCGATTGGTTAATCGTTGGCCTGGGAAACCCCGGCGCCAAATATGCAAACACGCGCCATAATATCGGTGCTTTGGCCTTGGAGCAGCTCCTCGACGGCGAGACGCTTCGCTCCTACCCCGGCGGCGCACCGGCGGACTTTGCCATCGTAGAGATCGCAGGCCAAAAGGTAGCGCTGGTTCGCTCCACCACCTACATGAATGTCTCCGGCGAGGCCGTTAGCCCACTAGTCCAGCACCTACACGTGCCGCTGGATCATGTGATTGCGCTGCATGATGAGCTCGACCTGCCCCGCGGCACCGTGCGCATCAAGCAGGGCGGTAATGAAAACGGCCACAAGGGTCTTTTGTCTATCTCCCAGCACCTGGGCACCCGCGAGTACATCCGGGTTCGCATTGGTATTGGCAGGCCAGAAGAAGGCACCACCGTTTCCGACTATGTGCTTGGCGCACTGCCCTCGGATGACACCACCCACACCAGCATCGAGCGCGCCGCGCAGGCCGCCCGCGCGGTGGTAGCCGATGGCTTGGCCCAGGCTCAACAAACATTCCACGGGAAATAA
- a CDS encoding SDR family NAD(P)-dependent oxidoreductase — protein sequence MRTIVITGASSGIGREAARLLHEKSEDNLILVGRDEAKTNALANELGAQALVADFSQLEQVRELAHKLRDQPIDVLANNAGGLFDGPKITDDGYELSFQVNHLAPMLLVHELLDTLMQRQARVIATASMANLYARPSLEDIQGLKRFDQHRAYGNAKLANVLLTQELHRRYHPRIATCSFHPGVVATSFARDADSWMQKFYKSPLVKAVGISAADGGSNLAYFIDGTPGITWKSGQYYNSRRKKGKVHPFARKKNAAAHFDICSTLLGIEWPA from the coding sequence ATGCGCACCATTGTGATTACCGGGGCAAGCTCCGGCATTGGCCGCGAGGCCGCACGCCTGCTACACGAGAAAAGCGAAGATAACCTCATCCTCGTTGGCCGGGACGAGGCCAAAACCAACGCCCTTGCCAATGAGCTTGGGGCACAAGCGCTGGTGGCGGATTTTTCCCAGCTTGAGCAGGTACGCGAGCTTGCACACAAGCTTCGCGATCAGCCCATTGATGTGCTGGCCAATAACGCCGGCGGCCTATTTGATGGGCCAAAAATTACCGATGATGGCTATGAGCTGAGCTTTCAGGTCAATCACCTAGCGCCCATGCTATTGGTGCATGAATTGCTCGATACGCTCATGCAGCGCCAGGCGCGCGTGATTGCCACAGCAAGCATGGCCAATCTTTATGCCCGCCCCTCCTTGGAGGATATTCAAGGCCTCAAGCGCTTTGATCAGCACCGCGCCTATGGCAATGCGAAGCTGGCCAATGTGTTGTTGACCCAAGAGCTGCATCGTCGCTATCACCCAAGGATTGCTACCTGTAGCTTCCACCCCGGTGTGGTGGCCACGAGCTTTGCCCGCGATGCCGATTCCTGGATGCAGAAGTTTTATAAGTCGCCGCTGGTAAAGGCGGTAGGGATCAGCGCTGCCGATGGCGGTAGCAACTTGGCGTACTTTATCGACGGCACACCGGGAATCACCTGGAAATCCGGCCAGTACTACAACTCGCGGCGCAAAAAGGGCAAGGTGCATCCCTTTGCGCGCAAGAAGAATGCGGCCGCGCATTTCGATATTTGCTCCACGCTGCTTGGGATTGAGTGGCCTGCTTAA
- a CDS encoding peptide chain release factor 3: MSSSATTAQEASRRRTFAVIAHPDAGKSTLTEALALHAHVIAEAGAVHGKAGRKATVSDWMEMEKDRGISIASSALQFEYAPEGHEGEPYMINLVDTPGHADFSEDTYRVLTAVDAAVMLIDAAKGLEPQTLKLFKVCKARGLPIITVVNKWDRPGRTPLELVDEIVEEIGLQPTPLYWPVGEAGDFRGLTRLDVDGEVEEYIHFLRTAGGSTIAPEEHFDAQAAAEKEGEAWEAAAEEAELLVADGAVHDQDLFLQCVTSPLIFASAMLNFGVHQILDTLCQLAPAPAGRASDPRVVEEATSAIDAEREVTDPFSGVVFKVQAGMDKNHRDSLAFMRVVSGEFDRGMQVTHAQSNRSFSTKYALTVFGRTRSTVETAFPGDIVGLVNAGSLAPGDTIYAGRKVQFPPMPQFAPEHFRTLRAKSLGKYKQFRKALDQLASEGVVQILRNDARGDAAPVMAAVGPMQFEVMQARMENEYNVETTADPIPYSVARRTTAETAPELAKQRGVEIFTRTDGELIALFSDKWRLQFIEKEHPSFELYPLVAD, from the coding sequence ATGAGTTCTTCTGCCACTACCGCCCAGGAAGCATCCAGGCGCCGTACCTTCGCCGTGATCGCACACCCGGACGCTGGTAAGTCCACGCTCACCGAGGCACTCGCGCTGCATGCCCACGTCATTGCCGAGGCCGGCGCGGTGCACGGCAAGGCGGGGCGTAAGGCAACCGTCTCCGACTGGATGGAGATGGAAAAAGATCGCGGCATCTCCATTGCCTCCTCCGCGTTGCAATTTGAGTATGCCCCCGAGGGCCACGAGGGCGAGCCCTATATGATCAACCTCGTTGATACCCCAGGTCACGCGGATTTCTCCGAGGATACCTACCGCGTGCTCACCGCCGTGGATGCTGCCGTGATGCTCATCGATGCAGCCAAAGGCCTTGAGCCTCAAACCCTCAAGCTGTTTAAGGTGTGCAAGGCGCGTGGTTTGCCCATCATCACGGTGGTAAATAAGTGGGACCGCCCAGGCCGCACGCCCTTAGAGCTTGTCGACGAAATCGTGGAAGAAATTGGGCTGCAGCCCACCCCCTTGTACTGGCCGGTTGGCGAGGCGGGAGATTTCCGAGGCCTGACCCGCCTCGACGTTGATGGCGAGGTAGAGGAATATATCCACTTCCTACGCACCGCAGGTGGCTCCACCATCGCACCCGAAGAACACTTTGATGCCCAAGCCGCTGCAGAAAAAGAAGGCGAGGCCTGGGAGGCCGCGGCCGAAGAAGCCGAGCTGCTGGTAGCCGATGGCGCAGTGCATGATCAAGACTTGTTCTTGCAGTGCGTGACCTCCCCGCTGATCTTTGCTTCAGCCATGCTGAACTTTGGTGTGCACCAGATCCTCGATACCCTCTGCCAGCTTGCCCCGGCACCGGCAGGCCGCGCCTCTGATCCGCGCGTGGTTGAAGAAGCCACCTCGGCTATCGATGCCGAACGTGAGGTCACCGATCCCTTTTCTGGTGTGGTGTTCAAGGTGCAGGCCGGCATGGATAAAAACCACCGCGACTCGCTGGCATTCATGCGCGTGGTCTCTGGTGAATTCGACCGCGGCATGCAAGTGACCCACGCCCAATCCAATAGGAGCTTTTCCACCAAATACGCGCTTACGGTATTTGGCCGCACCCGCTCCACGGTAGAAACCGCCTTCCCCGGCGATATTGTTGGTTTGGTCAACGCCGGTTCCCTTGCACCGGGCGATACGATCTATGCCGGGCGCAAGGTGCAATTCCCGCCCATGCCGCAGTTCGCACCGGAGCACTTCCGCACCCTCAGGGCGAAAAGCTTGGGCAAGTACAAGCAGTTCCGCAAGGCCTTGGATCAGCTTGCCAGCGAAGGCGTGGTGCAGATTCTGCGCAACGATGCCCGCGGCGATGCCGCACCGGTGATGGCGGCCGTAGGCCCCATGCAGTTCGAGGTGATGCAGGCGCGCATGGAAAACGAATACAACGTGGAAACCACCGCGGATCCGATTCCCTATTCCGTTGCCCGTCGCACCACCGCCGAGACTGCCCCGGAACTGGCCAAGCAGCGCGGCGTAGAGATCTTCACTCGTACCGATGGCGAACTCATTGCGCTGTTTAGCGATAAATGGCGCCTGCAGTTCATCGAAAAAGAACACCCCTCCTTCGAGCTCTATCCTTTGGTGGCCGACTAA
- the pnuC gene encoding nicotinamide riboside transporter PnuC: protein MGVLNSLLESTLIIGGVPILWREIIGNLFGLASAYGGMKRVVWAWPVGIIGNLLLFTVFLGGVFHTPQNLDLYGQAGRQVMFLCVSLYGWWQWSAAKRKGLRECQDVDPSRSIVSEPAAVQPHWASKQQRLGMVVFAIIATVVFAGVFQALGSWGPWADAWIFVGSMLATFGMAKGWTEFWLIWIAVDIVGVPLLLSAGYYPSAALYVFYAAFVLWGFFTWLKVQRQQASSALSSPR from the coding sequence ATGGGCGTGTTGAACTCGCTATTAGAATCCACGCTGATCATTGGCGGGGTGCCAATTTTGTGGCGCGAGATCATTGGCAACCTCTTCGGCTTGGCCAGCGCCTATGGCGGCATGAAGCGCGTGGTGTGGGCGTGGCCTGTGGGCATCATTGGCAACTTGTTGCTATTTACCGTCTTTTTAGGCGGGGTATTTCACACCCCACAAAACCTCGACCTCTACGGCCAGGCAGGCCGCCAGGTGATGTTTTTGTGCGTGAGCCTCTATGGCTGGTGGCAGTGGTCTGCGGCCAAGCGTAAGGGCTTGCGCGAATGCCAGGACGTGGATCCATCGCGCTCTATCGTGAGCGAACCTGCGGCCGTGCAACCGCACTGGGCAAGCAAACAGCAACGCCTTGGCATGGTCGTATTTGCCATCATTGCCACGGTGGTGTTCGCAGGCGTGTTCCAGGCCTTAGGTTCCTGGGGGCCGTGGGCTGATGCGTGGATCTTTGTTGGCTCAATGCTGGCTACCTTTGGCATGGCCAAAGGCTGGACGGAGTTCTGGTTGATCTGGATCGCTGTGGATATCGTGGGCGTGCCCTTATTGCTCAGCGCCGGCTACTACCCTTCGGCGGCACTGTATGTGTTCTACGCAGCCTTCGTGCTCTGGGGATTTTTTACCTGGCTGAAGGTTCAGCGCCAACAAGCCTCAAGCGCGCTTTCTTCGCCTCGGTAG
- a CDS encoding glyceraldehyde-3-phosphate dehydrogenase, translating into MAQDWNDKIESAGRMLPLIHQLHRKNNVVVSVFGRLLIDVTDIDVIKAHRYSRLATEEELSPADTLPVLEALSTLDLGTASIDLGRLTVAHRERGGDLLEFLKEELSDVIGTEQQMESTDVVLYGFGRIGRLLARILIQREAAYGGVRLRAVVVRKNGEKDLVKRASLLRRDSVHGAFNGTITVDEENDVIWANGTKIQVIYSNDPATVDYTAYGINDAVVVDNTGRWRDREGLSQHLESKGVKRVVLTAPGKGDLKNIVYGINHGDITDEDQIITAASCTTNGITPTLKVINDHYGIEHGHVETVHSFTNDQNLIDNFHKGERRGRAAGLNMVLTETGAAKAVSKALPELHGKLTGNAIRVPTPDVSMAVLNLSLEQEVTRDEVNALMDRVALHSDLRQQITYIHSPEVVSSDFIGTTHAGIVDGLATIAEGKHLVLYVWYDNEFGYSNQVIRIVEEVAGARPTVLPARIPSSEL; encoded by the coding sequence ATGGCACAGGACTGGAACGACAAGATCGAATCCGCAGGCCGCATGCTTCCACTGATCCACCAACTCCACCGCAAGAACAATGTGGTGGTTTCGGTGTTCGGCCGCTTGCTTATCGACGTCACCGACATCGATGTAATCAAGGCGCATCGCTATTCACGCCTTGCAACAGAAGAGGAGCTCTCCCCCGCCGACACCCTCCCGGTGCTTGAGGCACTGAGCACCCTGGATTTGGGAACAGCCTCCATCGATCTCGGCCGTTTGACTGTGGCTCACCGTGAGCGTGGCGGAGATCTGCTGGAGTTCCTCAAAGAAGAGCTCAGCGATGTCATTGGCACGGAGCAGCAGATGGAATCCACCGATGTGGTGCTCTATGGCTTCGGCCGCATTGGCCGTTTGCTCGCTCGCATCCTCATCCAGCGCGAAGCTGCCTACGGTGGCGTGCGTTTGCGTGCCGTTGTGGTGCGAAAGAATGGCGAGAAGGACCTGGTCAAGCGCGCCTCGCTGCTGCGCCGCGACTCGGTGCACGGCGCCTTTAATGGCACCATCACCGTTGATGAAGAAAACGACGTGATCTGGGCCAATGGCACCAAGATCCAGGTGATCTACTCCAATGATCCCGCCACCGTGGATTACACCGCCTATGGCATTAACGATGCGGTGGTGGTGGATAACACTGGCCGCTGGCGTGACCGCGAGGGACTTTCCCAGCACCTTGAATCCAAGGGTGTCAAGCGCGTGGTGCTCACGGCCCCTGGCAAGGGTGATCTGAAGAATATCGTCTACGGCATCAACCACGGCGATATCACTGATGAAGATCAGATCATCACCGCTGCTTCCTGTACCACCAATGGCATCACGCCCACCCTGAAGGTGATCAATGATCACTACGGCATCGAGCATGGCCATGTGGAGACGGTGCACTCCTTTACCAATGACCAAAACCTCATTGATAACTTCCACAAGGGCGAGCGTCGTGGTCGCGCAGCAGGACTGAATATGGTGCTCACCGAAACGGGTGCGGCCAAGGCTGTATCGAAGGCGCTTCCGGAGCTGCACGGCAAGCTCACCGGCAATGCCATCCGCGTTCCCACCCCGGATGTATCCATGGCGGTGCTCAACCTCAGCCTTGAGCAGGAGGTTACTCGCGACGAGGTCAATGCCCTGATGGATCGCGTGGCGCTGCATTCTGATCTGCGCCAGCAGATCACCTACATCCACTCCCCCGAGGTGGTGTCCTCCGATTTCATTGGCACCACCCACGCCGGCATCGTTGATGGCCTGGCCACCATTGCCGAGGGCAAGCACCTGGTGCTCTATGTCTGGTACGACAATGAGTTTGGCTACTCCAACCAGGTTATTCGCATTGTCGAGGAAGTAGCAGGCGCCCGCCCAACGGTGCTGCCTGCACGTATTCCTTCCTCTGAGCTATAA
- a CDS encoding energy-coupling factor ABC transporter ATP-binding protein, whose amino-acid sequence MNPMLSASSVSFHREQRQILQEVSLEIHPGERVGLLGANGVGKSTLMRILAGAWKPSAGTVLVDASEVTYDRKGRDRVRSRVQMVLQEPDDQIFATSVAADVSYGPINLGLSEAVVRERVDEALEATGISHLREQVPHQLSFGQRKRVALAGALAMHPGVLLLDEPTAGLDPSGTRQLLEVLERRSASGTALLFSTHDVNVAALLAQRLIVLVKGKAYQGDISMLKDEAFVQAAGLELPWAPLVSDVLGRNIETPRDLLH is encoded by the coding sequence ATGAACCCAATGCTAAGTGCTTCATCGGTGTCGTTTCACCGTGAGCAACGCCAAATCCTTCAAGAGGTAAGCCTCGAGATCCACCCAGGGGAGCGCGTGGGGCTGCTTGGTGCCAATGGCGTGGGCAAATCAACGCTCATGCGCATCCTCGCAGGGGCGTGGAAGCCGAGTGCCGGCACGGTGCTTGTCGACGCCTCCGAGGTCACTTACGACCGTAAAGGAAGGGATCGAGTCCGTAGCCGAGTACAAATGGTGCTCCAAGAACCCGACGATCAAATCTTTGCCACCTCGGTGGCAGCAGACGTCTCCTATGGCCCGATCAACCTCGGCTTATCCGAAGCCGTGGTGCGCGAGCGTGTGGATGAAGCGCTCGAGGCCACCGGGATTAGCCATTTGCGTGAGCAGGTCCCGCATCAGCTTTCTTTTGGCCAGCGCAAACGCGTGGCCTTGGCTGGTGCCTTGGCCATGCACCCAGGGGTGTTGCTCTTAGATGAGCCCACCGCTGGCCTTGATCCTTCCGGCACCCGCCAGCTTCTTGAGGTGCTTGAACGTCGATCGGCCTCTGGCACAGCACTGCTATTTTCAACCCACGACGTCAATGTTGCAGCTCTGTTGGCACAAAGGTTGATTGTGCTGGTCAAAGGCAAGGCCTATCAGGGGGATATCAGCATGCTCAAAGATGAAGCCTTTGTGCAGGCTGCCGGTTTGGAGTTGCCCTGGGCGCCGCTGGTTAGCGATGTACTAGGCCGCAACATCGAAACACCCCGGGATCTTTTGCACTAG
- the cbiQ gene encoding cobalt ECF transporter T component CbiQ: protein MNPLERAAASSPWATRHVGEKAALLLGLVLVCVILTPGWVSILIAATLVWVIWVAKVPLKILGGLMAPPLVFIFVSVIPMIVAISPQGLIWVPDGPHTAAMLIIRSALATCATIVFSLTTPMPEIFQWLRQIKVPAYLVHVIALTYTMTATLLMTAKTMWDAQAMRLGHSNRRRWMRSLGAQAASLFVHAFERGRRLEAGLELRADPSAMDVLVETRPLNRVFLALSFIWLALLCVLGVIGAR from the coding sequence GTGAATCCGCTCGAACGCGCCGCCGCTTCAAGCCCATGGGCTACACGCCACGTTGGTGAAAAGGCGGCGCTGCTGCTTGGCCTGGTTTTGGTGTGCGTGATCCTCACACCCGGCTGGGTATCGATCCTCATCGCAGCCACCCTGGTGTGGGTGATCTGGGTGGCCAAGGTTCCGCTGAAGATCCTCGGCGGACTCATGGCACCGCCGCTGGTGTTCATTTTTGTCAGCGTGATCCCCATGATCGTGGCTATCTCACCCCAGGGACTGATTTGGGTGCCAGATGGGCCGCACACGGCAGCGATGCTGATCATCCGATCGGCCCTCGCAACGTGTGCCACCATCGTGTTTTCTTTAACCACACCCATGCCGGAGATTTTTCAGTGGCTGCGCCAGATCAAAGTACCTGCCTATTTGGTGCATGTGATCGCCTTGACCTACACCATGACCGCCACGTTGTTAATGACTGCCAAAACGATGTGGGACGCCCAGGCCATGCGACTTGGCCACAGTAATAGGCGGCGCTGGATGCGCTCGCTCGGTGCCCAAGCAGCCAGCCTTTTTGTGCACGCCTTTGAAAGGGGCAGGCGCCTTGAAGCCGGGCTGGAACTTCGCGCCGACCCAAGTGCCATGGACGTATTGGTAGAAACCAGGCCGCTAAATAGGGTGTTTTTGGCCCTGAGCTTTATCTGGCTTGCGCTGTTATGCGTCCTCGGAGTGATTGGAGCAAGATGA
- a CDS encoding energy-coupling factor ABC transporter substrate-binding protein yields MKKIPTWALLILAFMLVSAPMLINTGADVEEPFAGTDSTAETLVEETNPGYEAWFSPLVGELPGEVESGLFAFQAAMGAGLLGYVFGSYRERSRREAKLRHPGSSNSSQSA; encoded by the coding sequence ATGAAAAAGATCCCAACCTGGGCCTTGCTCATTCTGGCGTTTATGCTGGTCTCTGCCCCCATGCTGATTAATACCGGCGCCGATGTTGAAGAACCCTTCGCCGGCACGGACTCCACCGCCGAGACCCTGGTGGAAGAAACCAACCCCGGCTACGAAGCCTGGTTTAGCCCCCTGGTAGGCGAGCTGCCTGGTGAAGTGGAATCAGGCCTTTTTGCCTTCCAAGCCGCCATGGGTGCTGGCCTGCTGGGCTATGTATTTGGCTCGTATCGCGAACGCAGTCGTCGCGAAGCTAAGCTGCGCCACCCTGGTAGTAGCAACTCGAGCCAAAGCGCCTAG
- a CDS encoding energy-coupling factor ABC transporter permease — translation MHIAEGFLPVSHCVAWGAASAPFVLYGAKAVKTQLKEQPGTGMLLGAAGAFTFVLSALKMPSFTGSSSHPTGTGLGAVLFKPPVMALLGSIVLLFQALLLAHGGITTLGANIFSMAIVGPWIGYGAWKLCRGWGVSAEVGVFFAALFADLSTYVVTATQLAAAHHDAGFFNAWITFLSLYAPTQLPIAGAEAIVTVLIFRALSTIARNDMLRLGVLDNDQASKNNATPQEVA, via the coding sequence ATGCATATCGCAGAAGGCTTTTTGCCTGTGAGCCATTGTGTGGCCTGGGGTGCAGCTTCGGCACCCTTTGTGCTCTATGGCGCTAAGGCAGTAAAAACCCAACTCAAAGAACAACCCGGCACCGGCATGTTGCTTGGTGCCGCAGGTGCATTCACCTTCGTGCTCAGCGCACTCAAAATGCCCTCCTTTACCGGTTCCTCCTCGCACCCCACCGGCACAGGCCTTGGTGCGGTGCTCTTTAAACCGCCGGTCATGGCCTTGCTTGGATCCATTGTCTTGTTATTCCAAGCCCTCCTTCTAGCCCACGGCGGTATCACCACCTTGGGGGCGAATATCTTCTCTATGGCCATCGTGGGACCGTGGATCGGCTACGGTGCCTGGAAGCTATGCCGTGGCTGGGGAGTTTCGGCAGAAGTAGGCGTATTCTTCGCAGCGCTGTTTGCTGATCTTTCCACCTACGTTGTCACCGCCACCCAGCTTGCTGCAGCTCACCACGATGCTGGCTTTTTCAACGCCTGGATCACCTTCTTAAGCCTCTACGCCCCAACGCAATTGCCCATCGCCGGTGCAGAGGCCATTGTCACGGTGCTGATCTTCCGTGCACTGAGCACCATTGCCCGAAACGACATGCTGCGTTTGGGTGTGCTGGACAATGATCAAGCAAGCAAGAACAATGCAACGCCCCAGGAGGTGGCATAA
- a CDS encoding DUF4184 family protein gives MPYTLAHPIAVAALKRPCLQQSKLRLVTSAMVIGALVPDAVMFINPFYRMPWNYGDAHSFLGVWLINIPLGMVLWLCWEFVIAPGYRTCAPKWLALRLPDHRPTTLKKVAWAIPSVLVGICTHLLWDSFTHAGYPLTSPGGPLDHTIGKLSLFRVLQHGSSVLGLGGVLLWILLLLRYPKRRSASSHWRLWPWLLPVITGVMAPVYLIMQQNFAHPKVLKLALLNIVTGSVSGVLVCAFFCALLLLGIKGARRVLRR, from the coding sequence GTGCCATACACCCTTGCTCATCCCATCGCAGTCGCAGCCTTGAAGCGGCCTTGCTTGCAACAAAGCAAGCTACGGCTGGTGACCTCGGCGATGGTCATAGGTGCACTGGTGCCAGACGCGGTGATGTTTATTAATCCCTTCTACCGCATGCCCTGGAATTATGGCGATGCCCACAGCTTTCTCGGGGTCTGGTTGATCAATATCCCCCTTGGCATGGTGTTGTGGCTGTGCTGGGAATTCGTCATAGCCCCCGGTTATCGCACCTGCGCGCCGAAGTGGTTGGCGCTGCGCTTACCTGATCATAGGCCCACCACACTGAAGAAAGTGGCCTGGGCTATCCCCTCGGTACTGGTGGGTATTTGCACCCACTTGCTTTGGGATTCTTTTACCCATGCAGGCTATCCACTCACCAGCCCCGGCGGGCCGCTCGATCACACCATTGGCAAGCTCTCGCTGTTTCGCGTGCTGCAGCATGGATCCTCGGTGCTTGGGCTGGGCGGTGTGCTGCTGTGGATACTCCTGCTGCTGCGTTATCCGAAGCGCCGCAGCGCCTCGTCCCACTGGCGCCTCTGGCCCTGGCTGCTGCCTGTGATCACAGGCGTGATGGCACCGGTGTATCTAATCATGCAGCAAAATTTTGCACACCCGAAAGTGTTAAAACTCGCCCTGCTTAATATCGTCACCGGGTCGGTCAGTGGGGTGCTGGTGTGCGCTTTCTTCTGTGCACTGCTGCTCCTTGGCATCAAAGGTGCTCGCCGGGTGCTGCGTCGCTGA
- a CDS encoding DUF6882 domain-containing protein — protein MELPAPTSLDEILVDGSIAQAASSYALAQACDPLLDISFNPVPGGYQVKFRSERSQTVLFGVSAAHIHGKQWQWRQEYAFDIPELRGTQEGSDALLRAARTLNGNGPGYFVPLEDGSFDLVIISDALPELPLDTALTLGLGAVENPRDLPRAMMAFAAEHSLGFEQRDGAIVVEDEQQRVQVDLGTGQIASSMQLVDVLSDAFYYSTEHQLFYEGQGLPAVVEYNAARGETPYGNAMLIATIRAGKFRWSFDHAPGKALQQFAIDQHLSALLKPSWDVHEAEQLFLENAAKPVLNSWTHAFCQLDADTMGLLFFNQPASPLPPLSKAAAMATLQAPIPDALDARRSLEFYASKRGARLLATDQHTAELECEDGRVLISFEADRIVAVHDAFKMGA, from the coding sequence GTGGAACTGCCTGCGCCTACCTCGTTGGATGAGATTTTGGTGGATGGATCAATCGCCCAAGCCGCGAGCAGCTATGCCCTAGCACAGGCCTGCGATCCCCTGCTCGATATCAGTTTCAACCCCGTGCCAGGCGGCTACCAGGTGAAGTTTCGCTCGGAGCGATCCCAAACCGTGCTCTTCGGCGTGAGCGCAGCCCATATCCATGGCAAGCAGTGGCAATGGCGCCAGGAGTATGCCTTTGATATTCCAGAGCTTCGCGGAACTCAAGAAGGCAGCGATGCACTCCTTCGCGCCGCGCGCACCCTCAATGGCAATGGGCCAGGGTATTTCGTGCCCTTAGAAGATGGCTCCTTTGATCTGGTGATCATCAGCGATGCGCTGCCCGAGCTGCCCTTGGATACCGCATTAACGCTAGGCCTCGGTGCCGTGGAAAACCCCCGGGATCTGCCGCGGGCGATGATGGCCTTTGCCGCCGAGCATTCCTTAGGCTTTGAGCAACGAGACGGCGCCATCGTTGTAGAAGATGAGCAGCAGCGGGTACAGGTTGATCTTGGCACCGGCCAGATCGCTTCGAGCATGCAGCTTGTCGACGTCCTCTCCGACGCCTTCTACTACTCCACCGAGCACCAATTGTTCTACGAAGGCCAAGGCCTTCCTGCCGTCGTGGAATACAACGCAGCCCGTGGGGAAACGCCCTATGGCAACGCCATGCTCATTGCCACCATCCGCGCCGGGAAGTTCCGCTGGAGTTTCGACCACGCACCCGGAAAAGCGCTGCAGCAATTTGCCATCGATCAACACCTCTCGGCCTTGCTCAAGCCGAGCTGGGATGTGCACGAGGCAGAGCAGCTCTTTTTGGAAAATGCAGCAAAGCCGGTGCTCAATAGCTGGACGCATGCATTTTGCCAGCTCGACGCCGACACCATGGGGCTATTGTTTTTCAACCAACCCGCATCACCGCTGCCTCCACTGAGCAAGGCAGCAGCGATGGCCACCTTGCAAGCACCGATCCCCGATGCCCTAGATGCCAGAAGGTCCTTGGAGTTTTATGCCTCCAAGCGTGGCGCGCGCCTGCTTGCCACCGATCAGCACACCGCCGAGCTGGAATGCGAGGATGGCCGCGTGCTGATTTCCTTTGAGGCAGATCGCATCGTCGCAGTACACGACGCCTTTAAGATGGGCGCCTAG